Part of the Erwinia amylovora genome is shown below.
ATATTCAGGTGATTTGTTTAATATTATTGATGTTATGTCCCTTCAGGAATATTTTATTCTTAAAATTCACAATAAAGTGGCTAATAATAATAATATTACTTAATAATTGAGATTAAGTTTTTTTTTGCTATTTAGCGTATTATCATTGGTGCGCTATGTTTTTACCGCTTTTATAATTTGCAAATAGATTCGGCAGGAGCCGGGTATAACAAAAGGAGTAGTGCAATGCGTGAGAACAGCATCAAGAACATTAAGCGAAGAATGTCTGTAGATAAAGTCATTAGTGCGATAAATGAATTCTTTGAAGAGCAAAATGCTAATAGCGCGCCCTCAGTTTTTGCCAGTACCAGAGATATCGCCAACAGATCGGAATTGAGCATATATAATGCCAGGCATATTTTAATTAAACTAGAGCAAGAAGGTGTTATCACCTCATTCAAACTAAACAATAGCAAAAGTTTGTACTGGAACAAGACCAAATCTTTCAAGGGTTAATTTCATCACCGGCTAAAAAATGGCGTATTCGTTCTGTCCGAATACGCCACGATTGATACGGGGAAAATAAATTTTTCACCCTGGTCAATTAGTCAACTTAACTGCCACGCAGGGATTCACACCAGCCTTCCTGTATTAACCAGTAGCTAAGCTCTGCGGGGCGAACCATATTAAGTTTTGACATGATGTTTCTCTTATGCGCACTGACCGTTTTCTCACTAATATTCAGGAATCGCGCAACGCCGCCGTTGCTGATGCCACGCGCCAAATAACGAAGAATTTCGGTTTCACGGCGGGTCAGGTTATTACTGGAACGATTAACGCCTGAAGGAGTAAGCCGGGTGCGAAAGTTATCCAGCTGTTCCAGCTGCTCGTTGACTACTGCCAGTATACTTTCGACTGATTGATTACGATAAAGTGTCACATAATGATGCATGCCGTCCGTTGTGATATCCAGCTGGCTCTCTTCGTGGGGGTTATTTTTAATAATAAAGACGCAGAGGGGGCGCATAGACATGCGGCGGTTCAGGTAGTGAATATTTGCTAAGGATAATGACTCTTCTGCCAGAAAGATTATTTTTGCACGGCTATTAAAGGCAGATTCAGTATAATCAGCGTTTATGCCCTGCTCTAAAAGATTTTCGTAAACGCTACTCTTTAACCCTTCAAAGTAAAAGCGGTTCGGATCGTTGATGACAATCGTGATGTTGTTTTTTTTCATGGCCAATTACCTGAAGATATCCCTAAACAGAGGCATTGATTAAGCGCCTCTACGCAGCTCCTGAATAGTACCTTTCTAAAATATTATATTGAAATTAAACTCCTGACGATATCAATGTTCGCCTTTTGGTCTATTACGACATTTGATTTTGCTTTGATGTATTTGGATTGCCAGATAAATCGCGAGTGGGAATTATTATTTTATTTTCGACACTAAATATCGAGATAAAAAAAATCTGTTTTTTATTTAATAAATTTAGCACTTGTGATTTTTGTCATGGAGGGCAATGCCAGTCTTCAATCAAAACAACTTATGGAGTCTGAATTCAGGTACGCATGCTGGTTACGCCGATTGCAGAACGCGGCTGGGCGGGTTTGTTGGGTGGCGAGAAGATGATGTGAGATGCGTTGGCACAACATGAGCAAACAGGAAGGAAGCATCCTGCTTGCTACATCACCAGCATCCGGGTGCTCAGAACGAGGTTTTAGCGAAGCCGGTCATCTCTTTCAGGCCCATTTCCCGACCCAGCGCGCTGGTAGGGTGAACAATCACCAATCCGCGTACGCTTTTTTTCAGCGCCCCCATATTGGCCTGTTCTTTTTTGGTGATGGGTCGGCTGAATGGCAGCTTATTGAGCTGTTGTGCTTCTTTACCCAACTTTTCGGCACGTACGCCACGCAGGCGCTCAATTTCGGCTTGTAGTTTATCTTTTTCTTTCAGCAGCTCACCCAGTTTTTCGCTGTCCCCGGAAGCCAGCAGTGCGGGTTCTTTGTGATTCAGCGCATCCAGTTTGTCACTGAGTTCTTTAATTTCTGCCTGTACTTTTTCTTTCATTGTTCTTAACCATTAAATGGAGTCATTGCAGCAAAGAATACACGAAAGTGGGGCAAAGAGGGAAAGGAGTAGGTTACTTTTTGAAAGCCCGCCTGAGGCTAAGCCGTGAAATTAGCGCAGTCAACGACAGCACCATTGTGGAGCGCACCACCTGCTGATAGCGCTGCTGCTGCATAACACGCAGTTCGGCATCATGGCTGGCAAAATCAGGAAAGGCCGGTAACGTGCTCATGCAGTGCAATGCGCTAATTGGTCCAACGATTTCATCGTCCGTGAAACGGTACTCGCTACCGTCATGGTTCAAAGCTTCGCGCAGAGCCATCAGGCGTTCACAGTCTTCATATTCATGGCGATTAATCACCCCAAGGCCATAAATTAGCTTCAGACGAACAGACAGCTTAGCCAGCGGACCATCGCCGTGCAACAGAGGTTCTACGGCGTATTTGACGGCATAATCGTCTTTACGAAATACCTGTTCTACCAGCATGTTAACCGCATCGGCCAGCATTTCTACGGCGGCGATAAGCAGACATCTCACCGAGCGTCCTACGTTCAGGCGTTCAAGGACCTGATTTTCGAAAGCCTGTGATTGCCCTGTCAAAGACTGTAATTCATTCATATGGATTCGTATTTTTGCGCAGACGCAGCGGTGCTGCGCCCTGTTTGTTCATCCGTGAGGAGCGTTCGACATTATGCCAGGGTATGCCAGGCTTTCACTACCGCTTTAACCACATCGCTGTCGCTATCCAGCCCGGAGATTTGAGCCAGCGTGGTGGCGACATCCTGGTGGGATAGCAGTGCAGCAAGTTCAAGCGCTTGCGGGTCCTGGTCGCTACGGTAATGCAGCGCTGCGGCAATGCCGGTGACCAGATTATCATTCGGCAGATGGTACTCCAGGGTGCCCAGCGTCGGTTTAATCAGGCGGTCGCCCGCACTCAGTTTGCGGAGCGGCTGGCGACCCACACGCTCAACATCATCGTTCAGGTACGGGTTTTCGAAGCGGTTAAGGATTTTCTGGATATAAGCAGCATGTTTATCTGCAGCAAAACCGTAGCGCTTAATCAGCACCGCGCCGCTTTCTTCCATGGCTCCTTGTACAATCGCCCGAACATGCTTATCCAGTACCGCCTCGCGAATTGTTTTATGGCCGGCCAGCTGGCCGAGATAGGCAGCGATAGCGTGGCCGGTGTTGAGTGTGAACAGTTTACGTTCGACAAACGCCATCAAATTGTCCGTCAGTTCCAATCCTGGAATATTTGGCAACTCGCCTTTAAAT
Proteins encoded:
- a CDS encoding FaeA/PapI family transcriptional regulator, which codes for MRENSIKNIKRRMSVDKVISAINEFFEEQNANSAPSVFASTRDIANRSELSIYNARHILIKLEQEGVITSFKLNNSKSLYWNKTKSFKG
- a CDS encoding MltR family transcriptional regulator, with the translated sequence MNELQSLTGQSQAFENQVLERLNVGRSVRCLLIAAVEMLADAVNMLVEQVFRKDDYAVKYAVEPLLHGDGPLAKLSVRLKLIYGLGVINRHEYEDCERLMALREALNHDGSEYRFTDDEIVGPISALHCMSTLPAFPDFASHDAELRVMQQQRYQQVVRSTMVLSLTALISRLSLRRAFKK
- a CDS encoding YibL family ribosome-associated protein — its product is MKEKVQAEIKELSDKLDALNHKEPALLASGDSEKLGELLKEKDKLQAEIERLRGVRAEKLGKEAQQLNKLPFSRPITKKEQANMGALKKSVRGLVIVHPTSALGREMGLKEMTGFAKTSF
- a CDS encoding mannitol-1-phosphate 5-dehydrogenase, whose product is MKALHFGAGNIGRGFIGKLLADAGIQLTFADVNQVVLDALNARGEYLVHVVGEQAQIETVKGVNAVHSASDDIIALVAEVDIVTTAVGPQILERIAGGIAKGIAKRSDSANSRPLNIIACENMVRGTTQLKAHVLRELPGQYHAWLEEHVAFVDSAVDRIVPPSAADSSDPLEVTVETFSEWIIDKTQFKGELPNIPGLELTDNLMAFVERKLFTLNTGHAIAAYLGQLAGHKTIREAVLDKHVRAIVQGAMEESGAVLIKRYGFAADKHAAYIQKILNRFENPYLNDDVERVGRQPLRKLSAGDRLIKPTLGTLEYHLPNDNLVTGIAAALHYRSDQDPQALELAALLSHQDVATTLAQISGLDSDSDVVKAVVKAWHTLA
- a CDS encoding helix-turn-helix transcriptional regulator: MKKNNITIVINDPNRFYFEGLKSSVYENLLEQGINADYTESAFNSRAKIIFLAEESLSLANIHYLNRRMSMRPLCVFIIKNNPHEESQLDITTDGMHHYVTLYRNQSVESILAVVNEQLEQLDNFRTRLTPSGVNRSSNNLTRRETEILRYLARGISNGGVARFLNISEKTVSAHKRNIMSKLNMVRPAELSYWLIQEGWCESLRGS